From Halomicrobium salinisoli, the proteins below share one genomic window:
- a CDS encoding phosphoribosylanthranilate isomerase: MTRVKVCGTTRVEDRDAAVAAGADAVGVISEVPVDTPREVDPETAADLLAGVPPLVTAVLVTMPDSVQDAVTLAERVRPDAVQVHGGLDPAEVGALRRRVDAQVLAVTDAESGDAADYAAVADALLVDSVGEDGGGGTGETHDWERTRDLVADLDVPVLLAGGLTPDNVGEAVETVEPFGVDVASGVESAGGVKDRDAVERFVAAATAAGVDGDASADAADAGEVSP, from the coding sequence ATGACGCGCGTGAAGGTCTGCGGGACGACCCGGGTCGAGGACCGCGACGCGGCGGTCGCCGCCGGCGCCGACGCGGTCGGCGTCATCAGCGAGGTCCCCGTGGACACGCCCCGCGAGGTCGACCCGGAGACGGCGGCCGACCTCCTCGCCGGCGTCCCGCCGCTGGTGACGGCCGTCCTGGTGACGATGCCCGACTCGGTGCAGGACGCCGTGACCCTCGCCGAGCGCGTCCGGCCGGACGCCGTCCAGGTCCACGGCGGGCTCGACCCCGCCGAGGTGGGCGCGCTGCGCCGGCGCGTCGACGCGCAGGTGCTCGCGGTGACCGACGCCGAGAGCGGCGACGCGGCCGACTACGCGGCCGTCGCCGACGCCCTGCTGGTCGACTCCGTCGGCGAGGACGGCGGCGGCGGCACCGGCGAGACCCACGACTGGGAGCGGACGCGCGACCTCGTGGCCGACCTCGACGTTCCGGTCCTGTTGGCCGGCGGGCTCACGCCCGACAACGTCGGCGAGGCGGTCGAGACGGTCGAACCGTTCGGCGTGGACGTCGCCTCCGGCGTCGAGTCGGCGGGCGGCGTCAAGGACCGCGACGCCGTCGAGCGGTTCGTCGCGGCGGCGACGGCGGCGGGCGTCGACGGTGACGCGTCCGCGGACGCCGCCGACGCCGGGGAGGTGTCGCCGTGA
- the trpD gene encoding anthranilate phosphoribosyltransferase gives MQGYIERVTEGEDLSQAEAREAAAAVFEDATEAQIGALLAALRAKGETESEIAGFAEGMRNAAKTIEPERSPLVDTCGTGGDDYDTINVSTTSAIVASGAGVPVAKHGNYSVSSSSGSSDVLEEVGVTLESDPAAVEDTIETHGIGYMHAPEFHPAMKAVIGPRKELGMRTIFNVLGPLTNPAGAEAQVMGVYDDDLVPLIAEAMANMDVERAMVVHGSGMDEVTVHDETTVAEVDGSDVEEYTLAPEDVGLRQHDIEAVAGGTPAENAADLRGIVEGDVGGAKRDIILANAGAAAYVAGVADSHRDGVELAARAIDDGDAGEKLDDLRGAA, from the coding sequence ATGCAGGGATACATCGAGCGCGTGACGGAGGGGGAGGACCTGAGCCAGGCCGAGGCCCGCGAGGCGGCGGCCGCGGTCTTCGAGGACGCCACGGAGGCGCAGATCGGCGCCCTGCTGGCGGCGCTGCGGGCCAAAGGCGAGACGGAGTCCGAGATCGCCGGCTTCGCCGAGGGGATGCGTAACGCGGCGAAGACGATCGAGCCCGAGCGCTCGCCGCTGGTCGACACCTGCGGCACGGGCGGGGACGATTACGACACGATCAACGTCTCGACGACCAGCGCCATCGTCGCCTCGGGGGCGGGCGTGCCGGTGGCCAAGCACGGCAACTACTCGGTCTCCTCGTCGTCGGGTAGCTCGGACGTGCTGGAGGAGGTCGGCGTGACGCTGGAGAGCGACCCCGCGGCGGTCGAGGACACCATCGAGACGCACGGCATCGGCTACATGCACGCGCCGGAGTTCCACCCGGCGATGAAGGCCGTCATCGGCCCGCGGAAGGAACTGGGGATGCGGACCATCTTCAACGTCCTCGGACCGCTGACGAACCCGGCGGGCGCGGAGGCGCAGGTGATGGGCGTCTACGACGACGACCTCGTCCCGCTGATCGCGGAAGCGATGGCGAACATGGACGTCGAGCGCGCGATGGTCGTCCACGGGTCGGGCATGGACGAGGTCACCGTCCACGACGAGACGACGGTCGCAGAGGTCGACGGGAGCGACGTCGAGGAGTACACGCTGGCGCCCGAGGACGTCGGCCTCCGGCAGCACGACATCGAGGCCGTCGCCGGCGGGACGCCCGCGGAGAACGCCGCCGACCTGCGCGGCATCGTCGAGGGCGACGTCGGCGGCGCCAAGCGGGATATCATCCTCGCGAACGCAGGCGCGGCCGCCTACGTCGCCGGCGTGGCCGACTCCCACCGCGACGGCGTGGAACTGGCCGCGCGGGCCATCGACGACGGCGACGCGGGCGAGAAGCTCGACGACCTCCGCGGGGCGGCATGA
- a CDS encoding adenosylcobalamin-dependent ribonucleoside-diphosphate reductase has protein sequence MSDTDLSIDEVDLPIKRTTGDTLEERLTDNAYHNILPARYLRKDADGELVESQEDLFERVAKNIALAEAVFEAEKRDVEVTVSPDQLKPDHPRRDELAEEVFGKGTTADDDVETALSIYNVNKFAYETLVPELPDGVREHVEEKAAEFQGLMEDLSFMPNSPTLMNAGDELQQLSACFVDSPADDIDDIHQTAKEAAQVFQSGGGMGYAFWQLRPYGDPVGSTGGIASGPITFMRTYDQMCETIAQGGARRGAQMGVMRVSHPDVIQFIHAKNKDVSLAETLRLNDPDDFTHNSFAEALEEARELIDDDGKVPKHLRNAVEGHLSNFNISVGITDDFMEALQNGEDFTFTNPRTGEAHIATEQTKELYDMFGLGEYVEVGEPLTIPAEELWRDIVEGAHENGEPGVIYLERVNKQHSFDVEEHPDHRILATNPCGEQPLEEYEACNLGHINLSTLADQTAPDWRVWSERHADEYDSLEDAVDAFLDEALDVEDFRRRIELGTRFLENVVTMSDFPVPKIEEKVREMRKIGLGIMGLAQLYIQLGVKYGSDEANEIARQVMRDINHGSKRASHELAQDRGSFDEWGKSKYANPTEYPEWFEKQTGLDPEEWADGFPIRNHNTTTIAPTGTTSMVGNTSGGCEPIYNVAYYKNVSDDVQGDEMLVEFDDYFLRTLEANDIDVEEVKLEAQEQMSNNEFDGVEGLSTVPDAIGELFVTTGDLTPKQHASIQCACQQGVDSAISKTVNAPNDSSVEDAAEVFEYIYEHGGKGVTYYRDGTRSKQVLTTRAQNTEFAEMDEAEVVAQIEEIFGGIEGFLEHEAVQDAIDESVEELLDVADGDERVYAEKQARPDVLHGVTQRIDTGYGKLYVNINEDPETERPFELFANIGNSGGFTASFTEALAKTISTALRSGVDPQEIADELQGIRSPKVAWDKGEQIQSIPDAIGTAMRRYLDGEVDKAYPQQQTLEETAEDDAADDQNRQSPAPETDGGGVAAQSGGDDSAGSETDQQSLIDAGESPECPECGAMSLYYSEGCKTCESCGWSEC, from the coding sequence ATGAGCGACACGGATCTCTCGATCGACGAGGTCGACCTGCCGATCAAGCGCACCACGGGGGACACGCTCGAGGAGCGCCTGACCGACAACGCCTACCACAACATCCTGCCCGCCCGCTACCTCCGCAAGGACGCGGACGGCGAACTCGTCGAGTCCCAGGAGGACCTCTTCGAGCGCGTCGCGAAGAACATCGCCCTCGCCGAGGCCGTCTTCGAGGCCGAGAAGCGCGACGTCGAGGTCACCGTCTCGCCCGACCAGCTCAAGCCCGACCACCCGCGCCGCGACGAGCTGGCCGAGGAGGTCTTCGGCAAGGGCACGACTGCCGACGACGACGTCGAGACGGCGCTGTCGATCTACAACGTCAACAAGTTCGCCTACGAGACGCTGGTCCCCGAGCTGCCCGACGGGGTCCGCGAGCACGTCGAGGAGAAGGCCGCGGAGTTCCAGGGCCTGATGGAGGACCTCTCCTTCATGCCCAACTCCCCGACCCTGATGAACGCCGGGGACGAGCTCCAGCAGCTCTCGGCCTGCTTCGTCGACTCGCCGGCGGACGACATCGACGACATCCACCAGACGGCCAAGGAGGCCGCGCAGGTGTTCCAGTCCGGCGGCGGCATGGGCTACGCCTTCTGGCAGCTGCGCCCCTACGGCGACCCCGTCGGCTCCACCGGCGGCATCGCGTCGGGCCCCATCACGTTCATGCGCACGTACGACCAGATGTGCGAGACGATCGCGCAGGGCGGCGCCCGCCGCGGCGCCCAGATGGGCGTCATGCGCGTCTCCCACCCCGACGTCATCCAGTTCATCCACGCGAAGAACAAGGACGTCTCCCTGGCGGAGACCCTGCGCCTGAACGACCCCGACGACTTCACGCACAACTCCTTCGCCGAGGCCCTGGAGGAGGCCCGCGAGCTGATCGACGACGACGGGAAGGTCCCCAAGCACCTCCGCAACGCCGTCGAGGGCCACCTCTCTAACTTCAACATCTCCGTCGGGATCACCGACGACTTCATGGAGGCCCTGCAGAACGGCGAGGACTTCACCTTCACCAACCCGCGCACGGGAGAGGCTCACATCGCTACGGAGCAGACCAAAGAGCTGTACGACATGTTCGGCCTCGGCGAGTACGTCGAGGTCGGCGAGCCGCTGACGATCCCCGCCGAGGAACTCTGGCGGGACATCGTCGAGGGCGCCCACGAGAACGGCGAGCCCGGCGTGATCTATCTGGAACGGGTCAACAAGCAGCACTCCTTCGACGTCGAGGAGCACCCCGACCACCGCATCCTCGCGACGAACCCCTGCGGCGAGCAGCCCCTCGAGGAGTACGAGGCCTGCAACCTCGGCCACATCAACCTCTCGACGCTGGCCGACCAGACGGCGCCCGACTGGCGCGTCTGGTCCGAGCGCCACGCCGACGAGTACGACAGTCTGGAGGACGCCGTCGACGCCTTCCTCGACGAGGCGCTGGACGTCGAGGACTTCCGGCGCCGCATCGAGCTGGGCACACGGTTCCTCGAGAACGTCGTCACGATGTCGGACTTCCCGGTCCCGAAGATCGAGGAGAAGGTCCGCGAGATGCGCAAGATCGGCCTGGGCATCATGGGCCTGGCCCAGCTGTACATCCAGCTCGGCGTGAAGTACGGCAGCGACGAGGCCAACGAGATCGCCCGCCAGGTCATGCGCGACATCAACCACGGCTCCAAGCGGGCCAGCCACGAGCTCGCACAGGACCGCGGGAGCTTCGACGAGTGGGGCAAGTCCAAGTACGCGAACCCCACGGAGTACCCCGAGTGGTTCGAGAAGCAGACCGGCCTCGACCCCGAGGAGTGGGCAGACGGCTTCCCGATCCGGAACCACAACACGACGACCATCGCCCCGACCGGGACGACGTCGATGGTGGGCAACACCTCCGGCGGCTGTGAGCCCATCTACAACGTCGCCTACTACAAGAACGTCTCCGACGACGTCCAGGGCGACGAGATGCTCGTCGAGTTCGACGACTACTTCCTGCGGACGCTGGAGGCCAACGACATCGACGTCGAGGAGGTCAAGCTCGAGGCCCAGGAGCAGATGTCGAACAACGAGTTCGACGGCGTCGAGGGCCTCTCGACGGTGCCGGACGCCATCGGCGAGCTGTTCGTCACGACCGGCGACCTGACGCCCAAGCAGCACGCCTCGATCCAGTGCGCATGCCAGCAGGGCGTCGACTCCGCCATCTCGAAGACCGTCAACGCGCCAAACGACTCCTCCGTCGAGGACGCCGCGGAGGTCTTCGAGTACATCTACGAACACGGCGGCAAGGGCGTCACCTACTACCGCGACGGCACCCGCAGCAAGCAGGTGCTGACCACGCGCGCCCAGAACACCGAGTTCGCCGAGATGGACGAGGCCGAGGTCGTCGCCCAGATCGAGGAGATCTTCGGCGGCATCGAGGGCTTCCTCGAGCACGAGGCCGTCCAGGACGCCATCGACGAGTCCGTCGAGGAACTGCTGGACGTCGCCGACGGCGACGAGCGCGTCTACGCCGAGAAGCAGGCCCGTCCGGACGTCCTCCACGGCGTGACCCAGCGCATCGACACGGGCTACGGCAAGCTCTACGTCAACATCAATGAGGACCCCGAGACCGAGCGGCCGTTCGAGCTGTTCGCCAACATCGGCAACTCCGGCGGCTTCACCGCCTCCTTCACCGAGGCGCTGGCCAAGACCATCTCGACGGCGCTGCGCAGCGGCGTCGACCCGCAGGAGATCGCCGACGAGCTACAGGGCATCCGCAGTCCGAAGGTCGCCTGGGACAAGGGCGAGCAGATCCAGTCCATCCCGGACGCCATCGGCACCGCGATGCGCCGCTACCTCGACGGCGAGGTCGACAAGGCCTACCCGCAGCAGCAGACCCTCGAGGAGACCGCCGAGGACGACGCGGCCGACGACCAGAACCGCCAGTCGCCCGCTCCGGAGACGGATGGAGGCGGCGTCGCCGCACAGAGCGGCGGTGACGACTCGGCGGGCAGTGAGACCGACCAGCAGTCGCTCATCGACGCGGGCGAGAGCCCCGAGTGCCCCGAGTGCGGCGCGATGTCGCTGTACTACTCCGAGGGCTGCAAGACCTGCGAGTCCTGCGGCTGGTCCGAGTGCTGA
- a CDS encoding helix-turn-helix domain-containing protein, with translation MPVDLTDADEAILDMLSRGRCTVGYLADETDYSRQHVHNRLNVLLAAEYVRKVHDATGLYELRSDPRSDG, from the coding sequence GTGCCTGTCGATCTCACCGATGCAGACGAGGCAATTCTCGATATGCTCTCCCGCGGTCGGTGTACCGTCGGGTACCTCGCTGACGAGACGGACTACTCCCGACAGCACGTGCACAACAGGCTGAACGTCCTCCTGGCCGCTGAGTACGTCAGGAAGGTCCACGACGCGACGGGCCTGTACGAGCTTCGGAGTGATCCACGGAGCGACGGATAA
- a CDS encoding molybdopterin-dependent oxidoreductase: MSSLARFRPDRDDALALLAGVAAVSGSYAVAGPRPSFVASPVERAVSRMVPGEALALAIATLGDLAQQLNYVMAVVLVVAAVAVAARVALYARAVTGNRAAPPVLTGALTWTLAVAASGAPLVAVGAAAPAALVVLGGAVSPGLASRLGGPAPLSSKRRRAVTTLGAAVGIAGAGYLAGERAAPDATAEEAPDVRGPNVDSETAEAALADVEAQSIDEPELPPLVSDRFYEVDINAVDPDLTAEEWSLSVTGAVDEAFTLDYEGVLDLPAEQRFVTLRCVSDPLDGSKMDTALWTGTSVDHLLERAGPDSDCGCVRLHAADGYFQVFPIEALRDSLLAYGMNGKLLPRGHGFPLRTLVPGHWGEINVKWLTEIEFLNEDADGYWEQRGWQGTGEVVPIAKIETAVDRDGGRRLVGGRAYGGTRGVSAVEVSVDGGDTWREARLSESLSEVHDDVRADDAWRQWALEYDPPEGSHTVVARMIDGNGDVQPRERREPRPRGASGWVRREF, encoded by the coding sequence ATGTCCTCACTCGCACGGTTCCGTCCCGACAGGGACGACGCCCTGGCGCTCCTCGCCGGCGTGGCGGCCGTCAGCGGCTCCTACGCGGTCGCCGGGCCGCGGCCGTCGTTCGTCGCGTCGCCCGTCGAGCGGGCCGTCTCCCGGATGGTTCCCGGCGAGGCGCTCGCGCTCGCCATCGCCACGCTCGGCGACCTGGCCCAGCAGCTCAACTACGTGATGGCCGTCGTTCTGGTCGTCGCGGCGGTGGCGGTCGCCGCTCGCGTCGCACTGTACGCCAGAGCCGTCACCGGCAACCGCGCCGCGCCGCCGGTGCTGACCGGGGCGCTCACCTGGACGCTGGCCGTCGCCGCGTCGGGGGCTCCGCTCGTCGCCGTCGGCGCGGCCGCTCCGGCGGCGCTGGTCGTCCTCGGCGGCGCAGTCAGTCCGGGCCTCGCGTCGCGACTGGGCGGGCCCGCGCCGCTGTCCTCGAAGCGCCGCCGCGCCGTGACGACGCTCGGCGCCGCGGTCGGTATCGCCGGTGCGGGCTACCTCGCCGGCGAGCGCGCCGCTCCCGACGCCACCGCCGAGGAGGCGCCCGACGTGCGCGGTCCCAACGTGGATTCCGAGACCGCCGAGGCCGCGCTGGCCGACGTCGAAGCGCAGTCGATCGACGAGCCCGAACTCCCGCCGCTGGTCAGCGACCGCTTCTACGAGGTGGACATCAACGCCGTCGACCCCGACCTCACGGCCGAGGAGTGGTCGCTGTCGGTCACCGGCGCGGTCGACGAGGCGTTCACGCTCGACTACGAGGGCGTCCTCGACCTGCCCGCCGAGCAGCGCTTCGTCACGCTGCGCTGCGTCAGCGACCCCCTCGATGGGAGCAAGATGGACACCGCACTCTGGACGGGGACGAGCGTCGATCACCTCCTCGAACGCGCGGGCCCGGACAGCGATTGCGGCTGCGTCCGGCTCCACGCCGCCGACGGCTACTTCCAGGTGTTCCCGATCGAGGCGCTGCGGGACAGCCTGCTGGCCTACGGGATGAACGGCAAGCTCCTGCCGCGCGGCCACGGGTTCCCGCTGCGGACGCTCGTGCCGGGCCACTGGGGCGAGATCAACGTCAAGTGGCTCACCGAGATCGAGTTCCTGAACGAGGACGCCGACGGTTACTGGGAGCAGCGGGGCTGGCAGGGGACCGGGGAGGTCGTTCCGATCGCCAAGATCGAGACCGCCGTCGACCGCGACGGCGGGCGACGCCTGGTCGGCGGACGCGCCTACGGCGGCACGCGCGGCGTCTCGGCGGTCGAGGTCTCCGTCGACGGCGGCGACACCTGGCGCGAGGCGCGCCTCTCGGAGTCGCTCTCGGAAGTCCACGACGACGTCCGCGCCGACGACGCCTGGCGCCAGTGGGCCCTGGAGTACGACCCGCCCGAGGGGAGCCACACGGTCGTCGCCCGCATGATCGACGGGAACGGCGACGTCCAGCCCCGCGAGCGGCGCGAGCCCCGCCCCCGCGGCGCCTCGGGATGGGTCCGGCGGGAGTTCTGA
- a CDS encoding AI-2E family transporter — protein sequence MDLDERSTRILWWVAGVLLVAVVVYTLWTVLGGLVFGLFLYYAVRPAYVRIARFIDDPGGSDVEDSRIAATATLLLVGVPMLGVLALAIYRVAYDVQAFLATHQLSEYGSIFQPYVGIIEALEQGRLLDGTANGGGGALAGGGLGSALDPLFQYGPVILGLVTDVFVMVVVAYYLLLYDDDIADWAGRTFDDQPSVISVLSTVDGELEHIYWGNLVLVVLTAVIAGANYYALQFVAPEGVTIPYVFLLAMATGVMTLVPAVGIKLVYFPMAGFLAYRAATGGTPLWFPVVFFLATLIVVDVFPDFVVRPWISAGELNMGLVLMAYVFGAVAFGWYGVFLGPIVLVVFLEFARTILPELMTDATVKDVID from the coding sequence ATGGATCTGGACGAGCGGAGCACGCGGATCCTCTGGTGGGTCGCCGGCGTCCTGCTCGTCGCCGTGGTGGTCTACACCCTGTGGACCGTCCTGGGCGGCCTCGTCTTCGGGCTCTTCCTCTACTACGCCGTCCGACCGGCGTACGTCCGCATCGCGCGGTTCATCGACGACCCCGGCGGCTCGGACGTCGAGGACTCGCGAATCGCCGCGACGGCGACGCTGCTGCTCGTCGGCGTCCCGATGCTCGGCGTCCTCGCGCTCGCGATCTATCGGGTGGCCTACGATGTGCAGGCCTTTCTCGCCACCCACCAGCTCTCCGAGTACGGATCGATCTTCCAGCCGTACGTCGGCATCATCGAGGCGCTGGAGCAGGGGAGGCTGCTGGACGGGACGGCGAACGGCGGTGGCGGCGCGCTCGCCGGCGGCGGCCTCGGCTCGGCGCTCGATCCGCTGTTCCAGTACGGGCCGGTGATTCTGGGGCTCGTCACCGACGTCTTCGTCATGGTGGTGGTCGCCTACTACCTGCTCCTGTACGACGACGACATCGCCGACTGGGCCGGCAGGACCTTCGACGACCAGCCCAGCGTCATCTCCGTCCTGTCGACCGTCGACGGGGAGCTCGAACACATCTACTGGGGCAACCTCGTCCTGGTGGTGCTCACGGCCGTGATCGCCGGCGCGAACTACTACGCGCTGCAGTTCGTGGCGCCCGAGGGCGTCACGATCCCCTACGTCTTCCTGCTGGCGATGGCGACGGGGGTCATGACGCTCGTCCCGGCCGTCGGCATCAAACTGGTCTACTTCCCGATGGCGGGCTTTCTGGCCTACCGCGCCGCGACCGGGGGCACCCCGCTGTGGTTCCCCGTGGTCTTCTTCCTGGCGACGCTGATCGTCGTCGACGTGTTCCCCGACTTCGTCGTCCGGCCGTGGATCTCCGCCGGCGAGCTGAACATGGGGCTGGTCCTCATGGCCTACGTCTTCGGAGCCGTCGCCTTCGGCTGGTACGGGGTCTTCCTCGGACCGATCGTCCTCGTCGTCTTCCTCGAGTTCGCGCGGACGATCCTCCCCGAACTCATGACCGACGCCACGGTGAAAGACGTGATCGACTGA
- the trpE gene encoding anthranilate synthase component I — MSPELDYGRGAFADLADADGPAVVRTVAELDVDVEPLAAYAALTGRTTDREHSEYAFLLESAEKVASSDPDGAFAPRTDDRHARYSFVGYDPDAVVTVDGETRVRAFDDRIADLVTADGGDALDDLRAAMPDVDLRGFPDRDRQHLDGGLVGFLAYDAVYDLWLDEVGLERPDSRFPDAQFVLTTATLRFDHVEDTVSLVFTPVVRADEDAGERYGELLAEAAAVESALQDADSLETCGFVREREEAGPKDEYEDAVERAKEYVLSGDIYQGVISRKRELYGEMDPLGLYESLRAVNPSPYMYLLDYDGLSVVGASPETLVSVADDHVVSNPIAGTCPRGNSPVEDRRLAGEMLADGKERAEHTMLVDLARNDVRRVAEAGSVRVEEFMNVLKYSHVQHIESTVTGTLADDCDAFDAARATFPAGTLSGAPKIRAMEIIDELERSPRGLYGGGVGYFSWTGDVDMAIVIRSATIEEAADDTQRTTVQAGAGIVADSVPESEYEETENKMRGVLDAVDRIEQSADVDESAAAPAEAAEEVSR, encoded by the coding sequence GTGAGTCCCGAACTCGACTACGGTCGCGGGGCGTTCGCCGACCTGGCCGACGCCGACGGTCCCGCGGTGGTCCGGACGGTCGCCGAGCTGGACGTCGACGTCGAACCGCTTGCGGCCTACGCGGCGCTGACCGGGCGCACGACCGACCGCGAGCACAGCGAGTACGCCTTCCTGCTGGAGAGCGCCGAGAAGGTCGCCTCCAGCGACCCGGACGGCGCGTTCGCGCCGCGGACCGACGACCGCCACGCGCGCTATTCCTTCGTGGGCTACGACCCCGACGCGGTCGTCACCGTCGACGGGGAGACCCGCGTCCGTGCGTTCGACGACCGGATCGCTGACCTCGTGACCGCCGACGGCGGCGACGCGCTCGACGACCTCCGGGCGGCGATGCCCGACGTCGACCTGCGCGGGTTCCCGGACCGCGACCGCCAGCACCTCGACGGCGGCCTCGTCGGCTTCCTGGCCTACGACGCCGTCTACGACCTCTGGCTCGACGAGGTCGGCCTGGAGCGCCCGGACTCGCGGTTCCCCGACGCCCAGTTCGTCCTCACGACTGCGACGCTGCGGTTCGACCACGTCGAGGACACCGTCTCGCTGGTTTTCACCCCGGTCGTTCGGGCCGACGAGGACGCCGGCGAGCGCTACGGCGAACTCCTCGCCGAGGCCGCGGCCGTCGAGAGCGCCCTGCAGGACGCTGACTCCCTCGAAACGTGCGGGTTCGTCCGCGAGCGCGAGGAGGCGGGCCCGAAAGACGAGTACGAGGACGCCGTCGAGCGGGCCAAGGAGTACGTCCTCAGCGGCGACATCTACCAGGGCGTCATCTCCCGCAAGCGCGAGCTGTACGGCGAGATGGACCCGCTCGGGCTCTACGAGTCGCTGCGGGCGGTCAACCCATCGCCGTACATGTACCTGCTGGACTACGACGGCCTGAGCGTCGTCGGCGCCAGCCCGGAGACGCTGGTCTCCGTCGCTGACGACCACGTCGTCTCCAACCCCATCGCGGGGACGTGTCCCCGCGGCAACAGCCCCGTCGAGGACCGCCGGCTGGCCGGCGAGATGCTCGCGGACGGCAAGGAGCGCGCCGAGCACACGATGCTGGTCGACCTGGCGCGCAACGACGTCCGCCGCGTCGCCGAGGCCGGCTCGGTCCGCGTCGAGGAGTTCATGAACGTGCTGAAGTACAGCCACGTTCAGCACATCGAGTCGACGGTGACGGGGACGCTGGCCGACGACTGCGACGCGTTCGACGCGGCCCGGGCGACCTTCCCGGCCGGCACCCTCTCCGGGGCCCCGAAGATCCGCGCCATGGAGATCATTGACGAACTGGAGCGGTCGCCCCGCGGCCTCTACGGCGGCGGCGTCGGCTACTTCTCGTGGACCGGCGACGTCGACATGGCAATCGTGATCCGGTCGGCGACCATCGAGGAGGCGGCGGACGACACCCAGCGCACGACCGTCCAGGCCGGCGCCGGCATCGTCGCCGACTCGGTCCCCGAGAGCGAGTACGAGGAGACGGAGAACAAGATGCGCGGCGTGCTCGACGCCGTCGACCGGATCGAACAGTCCGCGGACGTCGACGAGTCCGCTGCGGCGCCCGCCGAAGCGGCCGAGGAGGTGTCCCGATGA
- a CDS encoding HNH endonuclease signature motif containing protein, whose protein sequence is MNRRYRDAEFLREQYVDRRKSASEIADLCDVASSTVQRWLDRHGIERNPCYQDREWLREQYVDRRRDQRDIAEDCGVAESTICHWLARHGITDGESLRSANCVTCGDEFRYYPSVHDGRYCSNECANAPRRRQVEITCPNCEETFERRQSLDTEYCSMACWGADKTPDRSGFYSTHWLKQREKALERDNYQCTVCGISDDEHRRRFGRGIEVHHTVPVRLFKQWDKPPEHAHVLRNLTTLCRTHHPDAPGTTVEPSDNGSDSV, encoded by the coding sequence ATGAACCGGCGGTATCGCGACGCCGAGTTCCTGCGAGAGCAGTACGTCGACCGGCGCAAGTCCGCGTCCGAAATCGCCGACCTGTGCGACGTCGCGTCGAGTACCGTCCAGCGCTGGCTCGACAGACACGGCATCGAACGGAATCCGTGCTACCAGGATCGGGAATGGCTCCGCGAGCAGTACGTCGACCGCCGCCGCGATCAGCGGGACATCGCCGAGGACTGCGGCGTCGCCGAATCGACCATCTGCCACTGGCTCGCCCGGCACGGCATCACCGACGGCGAGTCGTTGCGGTCCGCGAACTGCGTCACCTGTGGTGACGAGTTCCGGTACTATCCGTCCGTCCATGACGGCCGGTACTGCTCAAACGAGTGCGCCAACGCACCCCGAAGGCGACAGGTAGAGATCACCTGCCCGAACTGCGAGGAAACCTTCGAACGCCGCCAGTCGCTGGATACGGAATACTGTTCGATGGCGTGTTGGGGGGCTGACAAGACTCCGGATAGGAGCGGATTCTACTCGACGCACTGGCTCAAACAGCGAGAGAAAGCTCTGGAACGGGACAACTACCAGTGTACCGTGTGCGGAATCAGCGACGACGAGCATCGGCGACGGTTCGGGCGAGGTATCGAAGTTCACCACACCGTTCCAGTCCGCCTATTCAAGCAATGGGACAAACCGCCGGAACATGCTCACGTTCTGCGGAATCTGACAACACTCTGTCGAACACACCATCCTGATGCTCCAGGGACAACTGTCGAACCAAGCGATAACGGGTCAGATAGTGTCTAA
- the trpG gene encoding anthranilate synthase component II: MSVSTADQRRVLFVDNFDSFTYNLVEYVSEHAETEVVRNTASLADVEATDPDAIVISPGPGHPENERDVGVTLDVLREVSPEVPTLGVCLGLEAAVYAYGGEVGRAPEPIHGKAFPVEHDGEGVFAGLEQGFQGGRYHSLVATEVPDCFDVTATTEVEGEDGPEELVMGVRHREHPIEAVQFHPESVLTAVGHDVIRNFLDGV, from the coding sequence ATGAGCGTGTCAACCGCCGACCAGCGGCGCGTCCTCTTCGTGGACAACTTCGACTCGTTCACGTACAACCTCGTCGAGTACGTCTCCGAGCACGCCGAGACGGAGGTCGTCCGGAACACGGCGTCGCTGGCAGACGTCGAGGCGACCGACCCCGACGCCATCGTCATCTCGCCGGGGCCGGGCCACCCCGAGAACGAACGTGACGTGGGCGTCACGCTGGACGTCCTCCGCGAGGTCAGCCCCGAGGTGCCGACGCTGGGCGTCTGCCTGGGTCTGGAAGCGGCCGTCTACGCCTACGGCGGCGAGGTCGGCCGGGCGCCGGAGCCGATCCACGGCAAGGCCTTCCCCGTCGAGCACGACGGCGAGGGCGTCTTCGCCGGCCTCGAACAGGGCTTCCAGGGCGGGCGCTACCACTCGCTGGTCGCCACCGAGGTACCGGACTGCTTCGACGTGACCGCGACGACGGAGGTCGAGGGCGAGGACGGTCCCGAGGAACTGGTGATGGGCGTCCGCCACCGCGAGCACCCCATCGAGGCCGTCCAGTTCCACCCCGAGTCGGTGCTGACCGCGGTGGGCCACGACGTCATTCGGAACTTCCTCGACGGGGTCTGA